The nucleotide window CATCCCCGCATCCGTTGAGAGAAGTGGCAAGACGACGTAACCCTCTGGAGCTATCTCTACGAATTTTGTTCCGTTCATAGCGTATATCTTTATCTTATCTCCAGGTTGGAGGAACCCACCAACGACGTTGTCGCGCGTGAGGAGAAGGGCAATTTGAACATATTCAACTTTCTCAACTTCATAGGAGAGAAGCTCCGCGAGGTCGTTTATCTTGCTTATCTCCACCTTCGCCTCCTGCTTAGTGTATATCCGCATTTCTTGGCCCTTCTTGAGGATTACCTTCTGGGTGGGAATTGTATCAATGCGATAGTAGTAGTACTGCTTCCACAGATTCAGGAGGTAGGGCGTCGGGTCTATCGAGAGCACGGCTTCCTTGCTTTGGGCTTCATCGATCTTCTGGATGATTTCATCCATGGTCTTTACCACTTCACTCTTGAGTTCATCGGGAAGCGGCATGGCAAGAAGGGGTTCAAATGCCATCGTCACGTTGGCTTTCACCTGCTCCTTGAGCAGTTCAAGCTCCCTTTGAGCCCTCAGGGCCTCCTCTCTGCGCCTTTCTTCTTCTATTTCTCTAAGCCTTTGCTCGTATGTAGCCTTTACATCTATCTGATTGAGCTCCTCAATACTTTTGGCAGCCATAATCTTATTTATTATGTTGGTACTTGACAGTATCATTAGCGAGCTCCCCCGTAAAGTATTTATTTACCTCAGCTATTTTGGCTTGTTTAGCTAATTCCAGTTCTCTCGCGGCCTTGTTTTGAAGGTAGACATAAACGGCAAGCACAGCAACTATGATTATTATGCTTATAATCGTCGCCCCTATAATTATCCTCTTCCGCCTCTCCCTTTCTCGCAGGGTACCTATCCTAGAAATCCTCCTCCTAGGAGGTTTCGGTGCCGCAGGAACGGGAGGCTGCTCCTCCGTCTCTCCAATAGTTCTTCCAAGCTCTCTTAAACGTCTAATCTTGGACTCTATATCCTCAGCCACGTTCGACACCACCGTCATAATTATCTAACTTAAACGCGAGATCAGTAATTGGAAGTCCTGCCATAATCTTGGACTCACCATATTTATTTAACTTTCGCCTTTCGCTAACACGGTTCGGAGGGATTAGCATTGGAGAGATTAACAGCCCGCGTCGTGGAAATTCGTGGCAGATGTCCGGTATTTAAGGTTGGGGACAGAATAGTTATAGAGGGACCAGAGGTAAAACTTGACGAAACGGATGCCCTCTGCACCCATGCCTTTGCATCCCTACTACCATATATAGTCGCCCTTCGAAAGGGTATTAAGCCGAGGGAACTTGGCCTAGGAAAGGGAGACAAGGCCTACATCCAGTGTCTTGATCCGGGACCACCCTATACGGATGGGGGAACAGTAATCTTCGAGATAGCGGTGGTGGAGAATGAAGCAGAAAAAAGCGTGGGCGATAGTGAAGGAAGTTATTGAAGAAGCCGACATAGTCGTCGAGGTAGTGGACGCCAGAGACCCAATAGGAACGAGGAATAGGAAGCTTGAAAGGATGGTCCTGGAGAGTGGGAAGAGGCTTCTCATAGTTATGAATAAAGCTGACCTCGTGCCCAAGGAATGGGCCGAAGAGTACAAGCGGAGGAGCGAGTTGCCCGTGGTATTCATCTCGGCGAGAGAGAGGAAGGGAACGGGGATATTGCGGAGAGAGCTCAAGAAGCTCGCGAGGGAGATTGGGAAAGAGAAAGTTAAGGTCGCCCTTATAGGCTATCCCAACGTGGGCAAGAGCACCATAATCAACGTCCTCAAGGGAAAGCACGCCGTGGGGACGGCCCCCATTCCTGGGTACACGAAGGGAAAGCAATTGATAAGGCTAACAAGAAGGCTGTGGCTCCTGGACACTCCAGGCGTCGTCCCCATAGATGACTTCGACGAGTTAGTGATTAAAGGTGGCTTTCCCGCCGATAAAATAGAGGAACCGGTAAAGCCGGCCTTGAAGCTAATCTCCCGCATACTCGAGACAAGGAAGGAAGCGATAACCGAGAAGTTCGGCATCAAAGAGTTCGAGAGCGAGGAGGAAATTCTCAGAAAGATAGGGGAGAGAAGAGGTCTCATCAAGGCCGGTGGCGAGGTTGACTTAGAGGAAACCGCTCGCTGGTTCCTCCGTGAGTGGCAGACCGGCCGCTTCACACTCTTTAGCACGGATGAGAGAAAAGAAGAGGAATACGTCGAAGACTTCGACGACATCCTAAATCGAATTGCGGAACTGGAGCTCACGGAACCAAGGGTAATCCTCTGGAAGTTCGGAAGGGAGCTTGAGGAGAAACTGGGACCCAAGAAAAGGTTTGGAGCTGTGAATGTCGGCAACTTCATGGTGGCCATAGCCACAGGCTTTAAGAAGTGCCCCAATGCCCTCAAATTCGTCGAGAGGATTACCGGGAAGTACGTTATTGCGGCTGAATGCTTCGGGAAGAAGTGGAAGGGGATAGTGGCAGTTCTGGAGTGATGGATATGAGGCTCCTCCTGACGACGGCTCAGGGAATAGAAGACGTTGCGAGTAGAGAAGTCGAACGGATCCTTGCGGAGGTGGGAATTGAGGGAAAGATTAGGAAGAGACCCCTTGGAGTCGAGGGAAGGTTAGAGCTTGAGGTTGGCGAGGCTTACTACACCGATGAGAAAGGCAGGAAAAGGCCTCTGAGCGTTGCAACTCTCCTGAACGAGCGGTCTAGAACCCTCCACAGGGTAATGCTTGAGGTTGGGATGGGGGAAGTTGGAGGGCTGGAAGATATAGAGACCCTCGTTCAAAAGCTACCTGTTGAGAAGTACGTGAAGGCAACGGAGAGCTTCGCCGTGAGGGCGGAGAGGCTTGGGGAGCATGACTTCACGAGCATTGACGTGGCAAGGGTTGTAGGGAAGGTAATAGTCGAGAAGACCAAGGCCCTCGTGAACCTCGACCATCCCGCGGTCATATTTAGGGCCGAACTTGTCGGCCGATCCTTCTTCCTTGGCGTCGACACAACGGGCGACCACTCGCTCCACAGGAGGCCCTGGAGAGTCTATGACCACCCGGCCCACCTCAAGGCAAGCATAGCCAATGCACTGATTGAGCTTGCCGAGCCTGACGGCGGACCCTTCATAGACCCCTTTTGCGGTAGCGGAACCATTCCAATCGAGCTCGCCTTGAGGGGATATACCGGTGAAATAATCTGCCTTGAGAAGTTCAAAAAGCACCTTCTTGGAGCAAAGATGAACGCAATCTCGGCTGGGATTATTGACCGGATAAACTTTATCCTCGGCGATGCAACGAAGCTGAGCGAATACGTTAAGAGCGTTGACTTTGCCGTTAGCAATCTTCCCTACGGGCTAAAAATCGGGCGGAGGAGCGCGATTCCAAAGCTTTACATGGACTTTTTTGCGGAGCTCGCCAAAGTCCTCGAGAAGAGAGGCGTTTTCATAACCACCGAAAAGGGGGCGATAGAGAAAGCAATAGGGGAGAACGGGTTTAGAATTATTCACCACCGCCTCATCGGCCACGGTGGGCTGATGGTTCACACCTATGTGATCGAGTAAAACTTTTAAGCAAATTTTTCCTACTTTGTTTGGTGGTTATATGAAGGAAAAGGCAATCATTTTTGGCCTCACCGTTCTAGTGGTGCTTCTCGCCGGGGGTATATACTACACTTTCAACCACTACAGCTTCAACTACGAGTGGAAGACCAACCTTGAGGACTACAGAACATACAGGCTCATCGGGAACTCGACGCTGAACGGCTACGTGAAGGCTAATGGCGAGATAAGCGTCTATATACTCACGAAGGAGGACTTTAAGAGGCTCAAGGAGGGCGAGTCCTTCAGCTATTACAGGGCCTGGGAGCACGTGAAAGATGTAGAGTTCAAGAACGTCAGAATTCCAGATGGAGATTACCTCCTCGTCATCAAGAACGACAAGAAGGGAATGCAGTGGATTTCGGTGAAGCTGGTCAATAAGAAGTAAAAAATTAGCAGAGGATTGAGCCCTCAGCCAGAACGTCGAACTCGACCTTTCCAATGCCCTCTATCCAAGCTTCAACCCTGTCTCCATGCCTTAAAGGGCCAACACCTGCAGGAGTCCCTGTGGCTATTATGTCTCCCGGTTCGAGCGTCATAATGCTTGAGATGTATTCTATGAGCTCCGGAATTTTGAAGACCATTTGACTCGTTCTCCCAAGCTGCCTGACCTCTCCGTTAACCTTTAGGCCAATCTCAAGGTCGCTGGGGTCAAGCTCCCGCCTGTCCACGACACGAGGACCGATTGGGGCGAAGGTGTCGAAGCCCTTGGCGATGGTCCAGGGAAGACCCTTCCTCTTAGCCTCAGCCTGAAGGTCTCTCGCTGTGATGTCGAGCATTATAGTGTAACCGAGGACGAATTCCATTGCCCTCTTGGCTGGAACGTTCTTAGCGCGCTTGCCGATTATCACAGCGAGCTCGACCTCATGGTCAACGCGTTTACTGATCCGAGGAAGGATTATCGTGGAGTTTGGCCCTATTAGCGCCGAGGGAGGTTTTAGGAAAAAGACTGGCTTTTCTGGAATGTCGCTTCCCATTTCCCTCGCGTGCTCGGCGTAGTTCTTTGCCAGTGCTATTATCTTCGTCGGCCGAACCTCATAGTAACCGTCGCGGAAGGGAAGTCGTATCATCGTGAAAACCTCACAACTCGTAGTACTCAGGTCTTCTGTCCTTGAATATGTCGTTAAGCTCGTTTAGCCTCTTGTTCCTCGCAAGACTCAGGTCTATCTCCGCGACACCGACCTCCTCCTTATCCTCGCTACCTTGAACCAAAACCTCTGCCCTCGGGGAAGCTATGGTGCTGAGGCCTATAAACCTTAGACCGCGCTCCTCACCTATGCGGTCGGCGGTAATCGTGTAGACGCGGTTCTCGAGGGCCCTAATAGGCATGGCCCTAGGTGCATAGGGCATGACTAAGTTGGCGGGATGGGCTATTATATCGGCCCCCTTCAGTGCGAGCGTTCTTGCAGACTCTGGGAAGAACCAGTCGAAACATATCATCACACCCAGCTTGACGGAGCCGAGGTCGAAGACGCGAAAGCCAAGATTTCCAGGCTCAAAGAAAAGCCTTTCCCTGTAGAAGAGATGCACTTTGCGATACTTTCCGATATAACCTTCTGGGCCGACCACGACGGCCGAATTATATAATCTGTCCCTATCCTTCTCGGCTGTTCCGGCCACTATGAATATGTCCAGCTCCTCGGCAAGCTCCATAAGGAAGTCCGTTGTCTTCCCATTGGGAATTGGCTGTGCTATGGCATAAACTTCATCCCCACTCTCAAAGTTGTAGCCTGTGTCGAAAAGTTCTGGAAGGACAACGAGTTTAGCCCCCTCTTTCGCCGCTTCCCTCACCAATCTCTCCGCCTTCGAGTAATTCTTTTCAGGTTCGAGGAGCACCGGTTCCATCTGGACGAAGGCGACCTTCATATCATCACCGGACGTTCGTGGTGAGGTTCCTCTTAATAAAGTTTTTGAAGTCCAAGAGTAGGTAGTGGGGGCACGATAACATTGCAAGATTGAAAATTGTCTCTGGCCTTTGCCCAACGTTCCATTAAGGCCAACTTGTTCTTTTTTTATTCTAAGGAAGGGGAGCCTCTCTAAAAAGGCCTACGTCTGATGGAAGGAATCGGGGGTGGGAAAAGCTTAAAAAGACCCCTCTTAAGCCTACTCTGGAGCCCAGGAGGTGACGCTCATGAAGAGGAGACCAAGGAAGTGGAAGAAGAAAGGTAGGATGAGGTGGAAGTGGATAAAGAAAAGGATAAGGCGCCTCAAGAGGCAGAGGAAGAAGGAGAGGGGCCTTATCTGAGCCCCTCCTTCGGTGATTTTATGGATTTTTCCGACCTCGTCCTTGAGTTTGAAACCTCTCGCGGAAGGCTTCTTCTTCTTGCCGATCCCCACCTTGGATTTGAAATCACTAGAGGCATCAACATCAGGACGAAGTTTGAGGTTAAGCTGGCAGAGTTTATATCCGAGAGATCACCCGATATCGTTGTAATCCTTGGGGACGTCAAGGACGAGCTCGGCCTTGGCCCCTTCACTCGACGAGTTCTCGAAGAGTTCTTTGCCCTCCTAGGGGATTTTGATGTTATCATAACAAAGGGCAACCACGACGGACGGATTGAAAATGTGGCTGAAAAATTCGAGAATATTGAGGTTGTTAATTACGTTTTGATCGACGGAGCTCTCTTCATTCACGGTCATCAAACCCTCCCGGAAGTGGAGTTTGAGATGGCATATCTCGGTCATATCCATCCGGCGGTCCTAATAGGCTGGAGAGGTGTTAAAAAGAAAGTTAAGTGCTTTTTTAAAATTGGAAATTTCTTGATAATTCCAACGGTGAACCCCTTCTTTGAGGGAATGGACGTTCGAGAGGGAATAAAGAGAGTGCCCTTCTTGAGGGAGGCCGTAGAGGGGGAGGCATTTCTGCCACCGGGAATTTATCTCGGCAAACTATCTATATAGACTATATTGGATTAATAGCTCACAATATTCTATTTCGGCAATGTATTTATAGCAAACCCTACCACCGGCGACTTGGTGAGAAAATGTTATGGGACCCATGGCTCCTGATAACTATAGCCATTGGTCTCTTCATGGCCTGGGCCATAGGTGCCAATGATGCGGCCAACTCCATGAGTACAGCCGTAGGAGCGGGGGCTATTACGCCAAGACAGGCGGTTATCATCGCAGGCGTTCTTGAGTTCACGGGAGCATACTTCTTCGGAAAGACCGTCACCGAAACTATCAGAAAGGGTATAATAGATCCCTCGAAAATAAACGACCCCAACGTCCTGATATATGGGTCCGTGGCCGCCCTCCTTGGTGCCACGCTCTGGCTTTTGATAGCCACCCACTACGGCCTCCCGGTCTCGACAACGCATTCAATAATCGGAGGGATAGTTGGGTACGGAATCGTCTACGCAGGTCTATCCGTGGTTAACTGGAGTAAGATGGTGCAGGTAATCCTCAGCTGGATACTCTCTCCGATAGCCGGTGCCATCATGGCCTTCATAGTTTTCAAGGCCGTTACAAAGACCGTCCTCCAGAGCAAGGATCCGATAAAAAGCGCCAAGCAGTGGTCTCCATTCTGGATAGGGCTGGCCTTCGTCGTCATAGGGACGATGTTCTACATCAAGGTTCTCCATGGAAAGTCCCTCCCGGCGGGCATCCTAAAGTACGGCATACCTGCTGGCATCCTCGCGTTTCTCGTGAGCTTTGCCCTTCTCCAGATCAGGTTCCCCAAGGTTAATCCCTACCTCGGGGCCGAGGCGATATTCCGCAGGGTCCAGGTTATAACGTCCGGGTACGTGGCCCTTGCCCATGGAGCCAACGACGTCGCCAACGCCGTGGGTCCCGTTGCTGCGGTCTATACGATAGCGACGATGGGTCTGGCAGGAGCAAAAGTGCCCGTTCCCAAATGGATACTTGCCCTCGGCGGCCTAGGCATAGCCCTCGGCGTGCTAACCTACGGATATAAGGTTATGGAGACCGTTGGTAAGAAGATAACAGAACTCACGAACACCAGGGGATTCAGCATAGACTTCTCAGCGGCGACTGTAGTCCTCGTCGCAAGCTGGCTTGGCATGCCAATATCAACTACTCACACCGTAGTTGGAGCCGTCATAGGCGTCGGGCTAGCTAGGGGCATAAAGGCCATAAACAAGGACATCGTGAGGGATATAATAATCTCTTGGTTCGTCACGGTGCCCGTCGCCGCCATAATATCCGCCGTAATATTCAAAGCCCTCATGCTCGTGGGGTGATGACATGCAGGTGTGGACGAAGCTCTTCGCCAAGAGTCCCTTCAAGCCCCTCATAAAGCACGCTGAGGTCGTTGTGCAGGCCGTGGAGACCCTTGAGAAGGCCCTTGAGAGCTGGAGCAAGGGGGACTACGAGGCGATGAGACGCTACGCGGTTGAAGTTGACAGGCTGGAGGACATTGCCGATACCATAAAGAAGGAGCTCAGGGACAGCATCACTTCAAAGCTTCTGATGCCCGTTCAGAGGAGCGACATCCTAGAGTACCTCCACATGCAGGACAAGATAGCCGACGCCGCCGAGGATACTGCCAAGTGGCTTCTTGTGAAGACTAATCCAAACGTTCCGGAGGATATTAGGGACCTCATACTGAAGATGGGGAAAGAGAGCATAAAGGCTGCCAAGCTCGTTTTCGAGGCTATAAGGCAAATGGACATCGTAGTTGAAAGTGGCTTCTCAGAGAGGGAGATAGAGAGGGAGTACGAGCTCATCAGGGAAATCGAGGACGTGGAGAACAAAATAGACGGGCTTGATACAAAGCTCATGAGGCTAGTTTTCGAGAATGAAGATAGGCTGAGCTGGGGCGATGGCCTTTACATACTCAACATAGCCAGAACACTCAGTAACATTTCGGACAAGGCAAAGGACGCCGCGGAAAGAATAAGGATAATGATGAACAAGTGATACGCTCTTCTTTTTCTTCAAATTGCTATCATAGTCGAGGTCATCTGTATCTCGGGCATCTTCCTTATCTTCTCCGTTATGAACTGGTCGAGGTCCTTCAGTGTATCCGTCTCAACCTTCACTATGAGGTCATACTCACCGTAAACGACGTAGGCCTCCTTAACCTCGGGCATCGCGAGAAGCTTCTCCATGATTTCTCTTTCCTTACCGGCGGCCGTAACCATCAGTATAAATGCCGTCACCATCGGCTATCACCAAAATGAATTTACCCTCAGCTAGTATTTAAAGGTTATCTCCTCCTCCTTTGCCGAAACCGACACGCTAATAAGCTACCATCCAGATGGAAACGCGGTGGTCAAAATGGTCATCATGGTTTACAACACGCTCACCAAGAGGAAGGAAGAGTTCAAACCCCTAAGAAAAGGCGAGGTCAGGATGTACGTCTGCGGCCCGACTGTTTACGACTATCCTCATCTTGGCCACGCGAGAACTTACATAGCCTTCGACGTTATAAGGCGCTATTTAGAGCACAGGGGTTACACGGTTCTCATGGTCATGAACTTCACCGACATAGACGACAAGATAATCAAGAGAGCTCAGGAGACGGGCGAAGATCCGAAGGAGCTTGCCGAGAAGTTCATCAGGGTCTTCCTCGAAGACATGGCCGCCCTCAAGGTTAAGCCAGCCGACGTCTACCCCAGGGTAACGGAGCACGTCAACGATATCATAGCCTTCATAGAGAGACTCGAGGAGAAGGGCTACGCCTACGAGGGGAGCGACGGTGTTTACTTTGAGGTTTCTAAGTTTAAAGAATACGGAAAGCTCAGCGGAATAAAGGTTGAAGAGCTCAAGAAAGGTGCGAGGGTTGAGCCCGGCGAGGGTAAGAAGAACCCTGAAGACTTCGCCCTCTGGAAGAAGGCTAAGCCGGGAGAGCCAAAATGGGAAAGCCCCTGGGGCGAGGGAAGGCCGGGCTGGCACATCGAGTGCTCAGCTATGAGTAGTAAATACCTTGGCGAGAGCTTCGACATTCACGGCGGCGGCAATGATTTAATCTTCCCGCACCACGAGAACGAGATAGCCCAAAGCGAGGCCTGCTTCGGGCACGAGTGGGTCCGCTACTGGCTACACACGGGCTTCGTGATGGTCAAGGGCGAGAAGATGAGTAAGAGCCTCGGAAACTTCGTGACGGTGAGAGAGCTTCTCCAGCGGTATTCTCCCGAAGTCATCCGCTTCTTCGTCCTTCAGAAGCACTACCGCTCGCCGCTTGACTACACCGAGGAGGGCCTGATGCACGCGAAAAACAATCTTGAGCGTTTATACAACACGCTTGAGAATATAAGGGTTGCAATGGAGAGGGTGGAGCTGGCTTATACCTGGGGCGAGGAGGAGTTCGAGCTCTACGAGGTGATTAAGGAGGGAAGAAGAAAATTCTATGAGGCTATGGACGACGATTTCAACACCGCTGAAGCCCTTAAGGCCGTCTTTGAGGTTTCCAACGCCGTGAACAGGTACCTCACAAAGGTAGAGAGGCCAAAGGAGAGCGTCCTAAGGAAGGCCTGGGAGTTCTTCAAGGCTGTAAGCGAGGTCTTCGGTCTCTTTGAGGACTACTTCAAGGAGCAGAAGACCGGAAACGAGGAGGCCCTTATAAAGCTGCTCGTGGATGTCAGAGCCCAGCTGAGGAAGGAGAAGCGCTATGACCTTGCCGATAAGATCAGGGAAGAGCTCAGAAAGCTTGGCATTCAGCTGGAGGACACTCCCCAGGGCACGGTGTGGAAGAGGATTAGAGTTTAATCCTCCGGCCCGTGAATGTATGAAAAGTTCATCGTCAAGAGCGTGTCCACAAATCCGCTCCTGATGTTTTCAATTATCTTGGGGAGTAGCCTTCTGAGTTCTTCCCCCTCAATGGGCCTTTTATCACTCAGCCTTTTTATGCGGCCGTCCCTCCTGTCGAGCACGATGATCTCATCATTTCCCAAGTACAGAGGGAGATAGTTCATCCGAAAGCCATAGAACTTCTCGGCAAACTCCATCCTCGCTCTTAGGAGGCTGAGGTACTCCAAGAGCTCTTTTTCGTCCATGAGGACCCTCCCTTACCCTCCACCCTCCAGTATTTAAGACTTCCGCTCAGAGGACGCCCAAGTATTTGTGAACCTGGAAGCTCAGGCTGACGTTCTTCCTCCCCATTATCAGGGCAGCTTCACGGTAAAGGGCCATGAGCTTTGTCATGGGAATGTCCATTGGCTCCCTCGGCTGGATGGCAAGGGGAGCAAGGCCCTTCAGGAGCGAGGCGTACCAGCGAATGTTCTCAACCTTGGTATCCTTCGTTACTACGAGCTTCGCGTAGACCTCGGCTCCCGCCTCCTTTAATATCCTTATGCTCTCAACCTCCCTGAGAACGAGGGAGCGCCAGTTCTCCGTAGCCTTAGCGGTCTCGTCCTTTATATCAACACTCGCATAGTCCGTTAGGGGAGCGATCTCCTTGATGAGCCCCGGAAGGCCCCCGTGGGTTTCTAAAAAGTTGTCGAAGCCGAGCTCCCTCATTTTCTCCATTATAGCCTGAAGCCCCCTGACCTGGAGCGTCGGCTCGCCACCCGTGTAGCTTATCGAGTGAATGTCCTCAGTGTCGAGGCGAAGAATTGCATCTACGACCTCATCCAGCCTGGCCGGATTTGGTCTGTACTCGAAGCGGCCCGTGAAAGGCTCAACTTCATAGCGCCAGTGAAGGACGCTGGAGGCATTTATAAACTCTCTGGAATCGCAATAATTACAATCAAGGTCGCAGCCTGCGAAGCGGATGAATATCTGCCTTCTCCCAAAGGCGCTTCCCGGGACGCTACCTCCCTCACCCTGCCAGCTGTTGAAGACCTCTGCCAGAACGAGCCTCATCTTATCACCTCAGAACTCAAGCTCGACGGCGTTCTCGTCCCCTTCCCAAAGAATTACGCGCTTCAGCTTCACGTGGCTTGGGAGTCTGTCTCTTATCCGCCCCGCTATCCGGAGGGCAATATTTTCAACTGTGGGATTGTCGAGAAGGTTGTTAAGGTTCCTGTGGTCGAGCTCCCTTACAACACCCTCAACTATCTTCCTGAGCTTTAAGAAGTCTATAACATAGTCCCTCCTTAACGGCCCCTCAACGGTTACTTCGAGCGTGAAGGTGTGGCCGTGAACTTCTTCCCAAGCGTCTCCTATTTTTACCGCGTGGGCCGCCTCAAACTTAAAACGGGAGGTAACCCTAATCTTCATTCGAGGCCACCACGAAAAGTAAGATGGGGGAGGTAATAAGTCTACCTGATTTTGGCCCCAAGCTTTACCTCCCTGTCGGGCATAAGGAGGGCCACGTTCTCGCCGTCATCTGCCGCTAAAAGCATTCCCTGACTTTCAACACCGCGGAGCTTCTTGGGCTCGAGGTTTGCGACCACGACAACGTAGCGGTTGAGAAGTTCCTCGGGCTTGTAATACTTCTTCAGCCCGGCGACAAGCGTCCTAACTTCGCCCCCAAGATCCACCTTGATCACATATAACCTGTCGGCGTTCGGATGGTCCTTGACTTCGATTATCTTTCCAACGCGGAGGTCAAGCTTCGCGAAGTCCTCGAACTTGACGCGCTCCATTTCCTCACCCCCCTTTTTCTTCCCCTTCTTGGCCTTTTTCTCGAGTTCTTCACCGTAGATACTCTTAAGTATTGCCACAGCCTCCTCCCTGCGCTTCTCGCCAAAGCGCTCAAGAATTATCCTAACGACGTCATCCATCTTGTAGTATTTATCGAGGAGGAGCTTCGCGCTCTCGGGGTTTCCGCGTGCAACGTAGTTCACAATGAAATACACAATTTCATCGTCGGTGACCTTCCTGAAGAGTATCTCAGCCTTCCTGACCCTGTGACCGGCCGGAAGCTCCCTGAACTGCCAGCGCTTGAGCTCCTCGAGGTTGAGCAGGTGCCATATCTTCTCGCTCGCATCCGGCAGGAAGGGCTCGAGGAGTATTCCTAGGGCCTTGACTATCTGCAGGGAGACGTTGACAGTCGTCGCCGTCCTAATCCTGTCCTCCTTCGCGGTCTTCCACGGCTTCTGGTGGTCGAAGTAGCGGTTTCCGAAGGATGCAAGGGCCATAACCCTCTTGAGGGCGTCCTTGAATCTGTACTGGCTTATTAGCTCACCAACCTCCTTGAATGCCCTTTCAATCTCCTCGAAGGCCTGTTTATCAAGGTCGTCCAGCTCACCCCTTTCCGGGACTATTCCGTTGAAATAGCGGTTCACAAAGGTTAACGCCCTGTGGACAAAGTTTCCAAGGTTGTTAACGAGCTCTTCATTGATTTTCGCCTTAAAGTCGGCGAAGCTGAAGTCGCTATCTCTAGTCTCGGGCATTATTGCGGTGAGGTAGTAGCGGAGGTAGTCTGACGGAAACACGTCGAGGAACTCGTGAACCCAGATGGCCCAGTTCCTGCTCGTCGAGAACTTTTTGCCCTCGAGGTTGAGATATTCGTTAGCCGGAATGTCGTAGGGCAGGTTCCACTCAGCCTCGACGTCCCTATCCTTGTACTTGCCGTAGGCCATCAGGAAGGCCGGCCAGAATATGGCGTGGAATGGAATGTTGTCCTTGCCTATGAAGTGAATTACCTTAGTTTGACCGTCGATGTTGAGCCAGTATTTCT belongs to Pyrococcus yayanosii CH1 and includes:
- a CDS encoding metallophosphoesterase produces the protein MDFSDLVLEFETSRGRLLLLADPHLGFEITRGINIRTKFEVKLAEFISERSPDIVVILGDVKDELGLGPFTRRVLEEFFALLGDFDVIITKGNHDGRIENVAEKFENIEVVNYVLIDGALFIHGHQTLPEVEFEMAYLGHIHPAVLIGWRGVKKKVKCFFKIGNFLIIPTVNPFFEGMDVREGIKRVPFLREAVEGEAFLPPGIYLGKLSI
- a CDS encoding GTPase gives rise to the protein MKQKKAWAIVKEVIEEADIVVEVVDARDPIGTRNRKLERMVLESGKRLLIVMNKADLVPKEWAEEYKRRSELPVVFISARERKGTGILRRELKKLAREIGKEKVKVALIGYPNVGKSTIINVLKGKHAVGTAPIPGYTKGKQLIRLTRRLWLLDTPGVVPIDDFDELVIKGGFPADKIEEPVKPALKLISRILETRKEAITEKFGIKEFESEEEILRKIGERRGLIKAGGEVDLEETARWFLREWQTGRFTLFSTDERKEEEYVEDFDDILNRIAELELTEPRVILWKFGRELEEKLGPKKRFGAVNVGNFMVAIATGFKKCPNALKFVERITGKYVIAAECFGKKWKGIVAVLE
- a CDS encoding DUF515 domain-containing protein, with amino-acid sequence MILSSTNIINKIMAAKSIEELNQIDVKATYEQRLREIEEERRREEALRAQRELELLKEQVKANVTMAFEPLLAMPLPDELKSEVVKTMDEIIQKIDEAQSKEAVLSIDPTPYLLNLWKQYYYYRIDTIPTQKVILKKGQEMRIYTKQEAKVEISKINDLAELLSYEVEKVEYVQIALLLTRDNVVGGFLQPGDKIKIYAMNGTKFVEIAPEGYVVLPLLSTDAGMISVSESQSQSTSISSSATTSTTDTSSTSYTPGDNTLTISQQKQEQHSTSQVSSESVTASYSYTVDLSEILKAIAAGKIKTPEEVREQLKNYGWRVLDLEEESGFLALPPNTLVLVVVEVPKEFVPDILNYRGSIVIAKIVG
- a CDS encoding TIGR04076 family protein; translation: MERLTARVVEIRGRCPVFKVGDRIVIEGPEVKLDETDALCTHAFASLLPYIVALRKGIKPRELGLGKGDKAYIQCLDPGPPYTDGGTVIFEIAVVENEAEKSVGDSEGSY
- a CDS encoding inorganic phosphate transporter; the protein is MLWDPWLLITIAIGLFMAWAIGANDAANSMSTAVGAGAITPRQAVIIAGVLEFTGAYFFGKTVTETIRKGIIDPSKINDPNVLIYGSVAALLGATLWLLIATHYGLPVSTTHSIIGGIVGYGIVYAGLSVVNWSKMVQVILSWILSPIAGAIMAFIVFKAVTKTVLQSKDPIKSAKQWSPFWIGLAFVVIGTMFYIKVLHGKSLPAGILKYGIPAGILAFLVSFALLQIRFPKVNPYLGAEAIFRRVQVITSGYVALAHGANDVANAVGPVAAVYTIATMGLAGAKVPVPKWILALGGLGIALGVLTYGYKVMETVGKKITELTNTRGFSIDFSAATVVLVASWLGMPISTTHTVVGAVIGVGLARGIKAINKDIVRDIIISWFVTVPVAAIISAVIFKALMLVG
- the trm14 gene encoding tRNA (guanine(6)-N2)-methyltransferase, whose protein sequence is MRLLLTTAQGIEDVASREVERILAEVGIEGKIRKRPLGVEGRLELEVGEAYYTDEKGRKRPLSVATLLNERSRTLHRVMLEVGMGEVGGLEDIETLVQKLPVEKYVKATESFAVRAERLGEHDFTSIDVARVVGKVIVEKTKALVNLDHPAVIFRAELVGRSFFLGVDTTGDHSLHRRPWRVYDHPAHLKASIANALIELAEPDGGPFIDPFCGSGTIPIELALRGYTGEIICLEKFKKHLLGAKMNAISAGIIDRINFILGDATKLSEYVKSVDFAVSNLPYGLKIGRRSAIPKLYMDFFAELAKVLEKRGVFITTEKGAIEKAIGENGFRIIHHRLIGHGGLMVHTYVIE
- a CDS encoding fumarylacetoacetate hydrolase family protein, whose product is MIRLPFRDGYYEVRPTKIIALAKNYAEHAREMGSDIPEKPVFFLKPPSALIGPNSTIILPRISKRVDHEVELAVIIGKRAKNVPAKRAMEFVLGYTIMLDITARDLQAEAKRKGLPWTIAKGFDTFAPIGPRVVDRRELDPSDLEIGLKVNGEVRQLGRTSQMVFKIPELIEYISSIMTLEPGDIIATGTPAGVGPLRHGDRVEAWIEGIGKVEFDVLAEGSILC
- a CDS encoding DUF515 domain-containing protein yields the protein MAEDIESKIRRLRELGRTIGETEEQPPVPAAPKPPRRRISRIGTLRERERRKRIIIGATIISIIIIVAVLAVYVYLQNKAARELELAKQAKIAEVNKYFTGELANDTVKYQHNK
- a CDS encoding nitrilase, coding for MKVAFVQMEPVLLEPEKNYSKAERLVREAAKEGAKLVVLPELFDTGYNFESGDEVYAIAQPIPNGKTTDFLMELAEELDIFIVAGTAEKDRDRLYNSAVVVGPEGYIGKYRKVHLFYRERLFFEPGNLGFRVFDLGSVKLGVMICFDWFFPESARTLALKGADIIAHPANLVMPYAPRAMPIRALENRVYTITADRIGEERGLRFIGLSTIASPRAEVLVQGSEDKEEVGVAEIDLSLARNKRLNELNDIFKDRRPEYYEL